A part of Cannabis sativa cultivar Pink pepper isolate KNU-18-1 chromosome 6, ASM2916894v1, whole genome shotgun sequence genomic DNA contains:
- the LOC115695334 gene encoding uncharacterized protein LOC115695334 produces MIPTAAFLTDVDGAETWIKPAVNTLKINVEVAIFSEIRTYSFAGVIRDEIGALVEAFSCCRSGVLQPKMVEDLGVKEALSWIKAKDWKEVVIESDSLTVVQVLRSSLPMVSYFGSVISDCKMMINDLRDVNVNFIRRSANSVAHFLARASYLVVGRVIRSSDVTPDFNHVITMDCN; encoded by the coding sequence ATGATTCCTACTGCTGCTTTCCTTACAGATGTAGATGGAGCTGAAACATGGATCAAACCAGCTGTTAACACCTTGAAGATTAATGTCGAAGTTGCCATTTTTTCAGAGATTAGAACTTATAGCTTCGCGGGGGTAATTAGAGACGAAATTGGTGCGTTGGTGGAGGCGTTTAGTTGCTGTCGTTCAGGAGTGCTGCAGCCCAAAATGGTGGAAGACTTGGGTGTGAAGGAGGCGCTGAGTTGGATTAAGGCAAAGGATTGGAAGGAAGTTGTCATTGAAAGTGATAGTCTTACAGTGGTGCAAGTGTTACGTAGTTCTCTTCCTATGGTTTCATACTTTGGAAGTGTTATTTCTGATTGTAAGATGATGATAAATGATTTGAGAGATGTTAATGTCAATTTTATTAGACGTTCTGCAAATAGTGTTGCTCACTTCTTAGCTCGAGCATCCTATTTAGTTGTTGGTCGTGTTATCAGGAGTAGTGATGTTACTCCAGATTTTAATCATGTAATCACTATGGATTGCAATTAA